TTGCTGGCTGTCACAGTGACAGAGGGCAGGTACTGCCAGCTGTGCAGCCTCCGGATGTGGGTCTCACCTTCTCTCTTTGCACAGAAAGGCAGAGGTAACAGCTCCAAGCTGCTGGGCGCTGAGGAGAAGTTGAGGTCAGGTCCAGCTCAGGGCTCCTAGTGCTGCTGCTGCGATGGAGGAAGGCAGCTGCATCTGGCAGGAAAACCTCTGAGCTGCAGAAGGTGTCTCCCACCTCCCCACTGTAAAGTTTTGCAAACAGCGGTGAGGCAGCACCAGTGGGAGGATGCCACTCACCAGACCCTGGTGAGaacaaagaaagtgaaaaactCTGCAAAGAAAGCTCTGAACATTTATGCTACCCTCACACGGCAGGGTTTCTGCCCTTGTGGGCAAGCCTTGCTCCAACAGCTACACAATGGTCAATGAAACCTCGGGAAAGAGGGAGATATCCCCTGGCAGAgatgctcagcagtgctggggaaagtCCATCCTCCTCTTGCCAGCTTGGACAAATGAGCTCCAGCACCTGTCCCAGAGCACTCACACAAGGCTTgcaggagagggctccagggctgcagaaatCATTCCCACCTCTTGAACAAGGTGTGGTCTGGAGGGCTCAAGCTGTAAATCTGCAGGGAGGGGCAGACAGCTGGTGCTGTCCTTCTGCCCAGCACCCTCTGGCTTTGTCCTGAATTTTTGTGAATCCCTTTCTGGAGCATCTGAGTGTTTGCATGTACACAGGAAGCCTGGTAGCCCAAGGGTGGTAAGGCACCTGAAAGGCAGGGGCTGTACTGCTATGGCTGGCTGCAATACTGCTCCTGgaacctcagcagcagctgaacttTTCCTCTGATCAGTCTTTGCTTTATAATTTTGGGAATGTCTATCATGGCCCACAGGAGGCTGTGTGTATTTCTTCAACACCCTCTGTTACCAGCCTGTTCTTGCAAAAGATTGTACCTTGCAGATTGCAAATGCACATTAAAATAGTAAATCCTATCCAAAGAAGACTGGTGGTTTAAAAGaattgtgttttgtgttttgtgttctgccctgccctgctccaggaaGTAAGCCCAAGGGTACTTAGTACGTGTGGAAACACTAGCAGGGCAGActgttacagaaaattaaatttctagACTAAAAGATAATCTActctccccttcttttttccaggggaggaggaagagagagtgaaaatgcagctgaaggGATTGTCAGTTTTGTAGAACTGCCcagaatggaagaaaacacacaagCTGAAAGTATTAACAATTAAATAGGTTCAGAGGATTGTGCCATTATACTTCATGCAGTATCTTTATTATAAAAACTCCAACATGGTGTCATCTTTTAGGGAGAAACAGATCAGGACTAAAAGCTACAGAACCTTCATTTATCTGTTGAATTTCAAACATTTATCAAAATGGTCATTTATCTATCAGTggtgtatatataaaaaagatatGTATGCACAGATACGTCAAATATTTGTGTATGCATAAACACAAGTAtgggtgtatatatatatatgtatgtatatttaCATCTATATGTGCATACACAGATAACTGTTCACCTATAAATCAGTCATTCATAAGTTACCAAATAGCTTGGAACAGTAACTGAGAGGTCAACCTTGGTCATGAGCAGCAACCATTCCGGTCACTCCTTGGTTGCTCAGAGTGTTCTGAAAGTTCCCTGGTGGGTGAATACCCCACTAGGAGGATTTCTCAACTTCAGGCCATCTGTTGTGTCGTAAGTTTTTGACTTGTAGCTCTACAGGATTGTGTCAGCGCAACTGTGACTGTGAGGATGTCCCAAGAAGAGTGTAGTGCTTGTCCAGGCCGTGCCCATCAGAAACTCCTTGGTTTTTGCAGATCAACAGAAAACGTGCAAACCTTCTGAAAGCTTTGTGGACATGCTTCTTGAACTTCTCACCCACAAATGCATAGATGATGGGGTTGAGGCAGCAATGGATGAAGGAGAGAACCTCAGCCAGCTCCAAGGCTAGGTCTAGCCTTTGGCTTGTCTGGCAGTCATCAATGATATACATGTTCCTCAGAGAGTCCATAAAAAGTGCAATGTTGATGGGGGTCCAGCAGACAAAGAATACAATAACGACAAGAAAAACCAGTTTCATTGCTTTGTACTTATTCTGAGTATGGCACTTCTGCAGGTTTTTGAAGATGCTGTGGTAGCAGAAAATGAGGATGCCAGCAGGGATCAGCCAACCTAGGACATTGACTTCAAAATTACTGAAATTCTTCCAGCCGTTCTTACTGTCAGGATAGTGAGGGATGCACTTAGTCTGGTTATTGTAAttcatttcctggaaaaaaacaaagtctgGTGCTGATGCTAAAATGGCAACTGCCCAAATGACCAGGCTGGAGATAACCCCACAGCCAGTTGTCCGAATCTGTGGAGCAGAGACAGAGCGGACAATGGCCAGGTACCTGTCAATGCTCATGATGGTTATGAATAAGGTGCTGCTGTAGAAACCAGTGAAGTAAGCTGAGCTAATGATCTTACACATTGCATTTCCAAATGTCCACTGGCTCTTGATGGAATACTGAACCAAGAAGGGCAGGGAGAAAACAAAGAGGAGGTCAGAGATGGCAAGGTTCAGTAGGTACACATCAGTTATGGCCCTGACTTTCTTGAAGACTATGAGGACCCAAATGACCAAAGCATTTCCCACGAGTCCTACCACAAACAGCAGGGAGtacagcactggaaaaaaggTAGGTGCAAATACAGGAATATTTTCAAGATCACAGTcggtgtccagttctggataGAAGTATTCATAGGCTGCAGAGGAGTTAGATGTTGGTGATGTGTAACCCACCTGTTCAAGGACAATGAAGTTCGTGAGGCCCAAATCCCAAATCGCCCTTTTACTAAATATGCTGGGCACAAATCAGCTGACACCAAACTGTATGGGGACAAAAGAGCACTGCCACAGCGGTGCTGAAGGATGCCAATGAGGAATGAACATGAGTGACTAGTCCTCCTGTGCAAGATCAGAGAGATGAGGTCTtgcagcagaggggcagaggagaccaaggaaaatgcagctgtggtGGTAAACCAGAGGTTACCAGTATACATCCACCAGCTCCATGTGAGGTGCCCAGTCCCATGGCTGCAGTTCAGGTGGAGTAGGTGGGGCACTTGGGCCAGAGCCGGGGAGCATATCCCTGAACCAGCAATCAAGTGGGCATGGCTATAGGGATGAGAGCCCCTGACAAAGGTTTCAGAGCCCTATTAAACATTTCcctcagaaaggagaaagggagtaaTGCTCAGGGAGGAACTGAGGATGTGCAAATGCCCATCTCCTGCATTTACAACTACCTGAGTGACACAAATGGCCCTTCAATAGGACAAGTTAATTTTTCAGAGGACTCCTGCATGGTTCTAGGAGGTTTTCAGCTATAAAGGCAGCAGCACGTACAGGTCATCAGTGGGTGCTGCATGCTACATGCCCTTTGTGTCCTGGGTGAGATCAGTGGTGGCAGCTCTGGCCCCAGGGGCAACTTCACAAAGAGCATATGAGGTGATctgctcctttttcccctcttcccagcaGGAACTTTGCCATCTTGTCCTGTGCTTCTGGCAGCACAAATGGCTTCTGGAAGCAGCTTATACCCACAAAGACTTTACTCTGCTAACCAGGGAAGACTGGATTTCTTTTCAACATCAGTGACTCTGCTCTCCTGGATGAACAAGTCAGGATGAAAAAGAGGCAATGTtgttccccttccctgctcccctgcccctcacagccccccagcagcaACCACCACATTCCTAGGCAGTACCTGTGACAGCAAACAGCTAAAGAAGATGGGTGGCAGAGCATCATCTGGTCTCATAAGCCAAAGATAATTTcactcagtttcttttttcttttcctcagagaaTAACAATCGCATTCATTTCTTCTAAACCCTTGCTGTCCCTA
This DNA window, taken from Calypte anna isolate BGI_N300 chromosome 2, bCalAnn1_v1.p, whole genome shotgun sequence, encodes the following:
- the LOC103527938 gene encoding C-C chemokine receptor type 8 yields the protein MEGNLTSLLDRGDSENMLVGYTSPTSNSSAAYEYFYPELDTDCDLENIPVFAPTFFPVLYSLLFVVGLVGNALVIWVLIVFKKVRAITDVYLLNLAISDLLFVFSLPFLVQYSIKSQWTFGNAMCKIISSAYFTGFYSSTLFITIMSIDRYLAIVRSVSAPQIRTTGCGVISSLVIWAVAILASAPDFVFFQEMNYNNQTKCIPHYPDSKNGWKNFSNFEVNVLGWLIPAGILIFCYHSIFKNLQKCHTQNKYKAMKLVFLVVIVFFVCWTPINIALFMDSLRNMYIIDDCQTSQRLDLALELAEVLSFIHCCLNPIIYAFVGEKFKKHVHKAFRRFARFLLICKNQGVSDGHGLDKHYTLLGTSSQSQLR